One window from the genome of Brachyspira hampsonii encodes:
- the panC gene encoding pantoate--beta-alanine ligase, with amino-acid sequence MSLTILKNIKSAYKFINDNKSSSIALIPTMGALHEGHSALIKKAKKECSIVIVSIFINPLQFIKVEDIERYPQDLDKDKKFLEEYQVNVLFLPSVEEMIPDDYATHINIENSKFNIISRPIYYRGMVTIMAKLFNIISPTHVYFTEYDYQQVFIIKKMIKDLNYNIALKTIPIVRDENMLALSSVNTLLSDREKEEASIIYKLLKEAREEFKKGGIKSSYLLDIIKNNIKTHKMLKLEYAYIADKETLMSMETASKNSIILISAYCGATRLLDNMPLK; translated from the coding sequence ATGTCTTTAACTATATTAAAAAATATAAAAAGTGCATATAAATTTATTAATGATAATAAAAGCAGTTCTATAGCTTTAATACCTACTATGGGAGCTTTGCATGAAGGACATTCTGCATTAATAAAAAAAGCAAAAAAAGAATGTTCTATTGTAATTGTAAGTATATTTATTAATCCGCTTCAATTTATAAAGGTAGAAGATATAGAAAGATATCCTCAGGATTTGGATAAAGATAAAAAATTTTTAGAAGAATATCAGGTGAATGTTTTATTTTTGCCGTCTGTTGAAGAGATGATTCCTGATGATTATGCTACTCATATAAATATTGAAAACAGCAAATTCAATATAATCTCAAGACCTATATATTATAGAGGCATGGTTACAATAATGGCTAAGCTGTTTAATATAATATCTCCTACTCATGTATATTTCACAGAATATGATTATCAGCAAGTATTTATAATAAAAAAAATGATAAAAGATTTAAATTATAATATAGCATTAAAAACTATTCCCATAGTAAGAGATGAAAATATGCTTGCTTTAAGCAGCGTAAATACTTTATTAAGCGATAGAGAAAAAGAAGAAGCTTCTATAATATACAAATTACTAAAAGAAGCTAGGGAAGAGTTTAAAAAAGGCGGCATTAAATCATCATATTTATTAGATATAATAAAAAACAATATAAAAACTCATAAAATGCTTAAACTAGAATATGCTTATATAGCAGATAAGGAAACTTTAATGAGCATGGAAACAGCATCAAAAAACTCAATAATACTTATATCAGCTTATTGCGGTGCTACTAGATTATTAGATAATATGCCTTTGAAATAA
- a CDS encoding DUF5675 family protein, whose amino-acid sequence MFKIIIQREKEYQNISKPKSDKKTEGSTIGSLNILDERENNIFNCFTLENIGPSTDEENKDKRIIARNYKLEWTVTSLKNVIPKEYNNKALLITCDDVLPSFRNRRILIHVGNYPQDTLGCILLGAVNKDNGIIEQSLKAVKEFYDIISKYGAENFIITINEIK is encoded by the coding sequence ATGTTTAAAATTATTATTCAGCGGGAAAAAGAATACCAAAATATTTCCAAACCTAAATCAGATAAAAAAACTGAAGGTTCTACTATAGGAAGTTTGAATATATTAGATGAAAGAGAAAATAACATCTTTAACTGTTTTACTTTAGAAAATATAGGTCCTTCCACCGATGAGGAAAATAAAGATAAAAGAATCATAGCTAGAAATTATAAATTAGAATGGACTGTTACATCGCTTAAAAATGTTATACCAAAAGAATATAATAATAAAGCACTTCTTATTACATGCGATGATGTGCTTCCTTCTTTTAGAAACAGAAGAATATTAATACATGTAGGCAATTATCCTCAGGATACTTTAGGGTGCATACTTCTTGGAGCTGTAAATAAAGATAATGGAATAATAGAGCAGAGTCTTAAAGCAGTGAAAGAATTTTATGATATAATATCTAAATATGGAGCTGAAAATTTCATCATTACTATAAATGAAATAAAATAA
- the rplM gene encoding 50S ribosomal protein L13: MDKKTLKTKNNTYVLSQKDIKQNWLIIDAKGKSLGRVASRAAYMLKGKHKVDYAYNLDNGDYIIIINAKDIVLTGNKKKGKIHYRHTGYPGGIKSISYGELLEKNPERMVKIAVKGMLSHNPLGRLHLKKLKVYAGSEHPHEANKPTVVNI, encoded by the coding sequence ATGGATAAAAAAACATTAAAAACAAAAAATAATACTTACGTTTTATCACAAAAAGATATAAAGCAAAATTGGCTAATAATAGATGCCAAAGGTAAGTCATTGGGAAGAGTAGCAAGCAGAGCAGCTTATATGCTTAAAGGAAAACATAAAGTAGACTATGCCTATAACTTAGATAATGGTGATTATATAATTATCATCAATGCTAAAGATATAGTTCTAACAGGCAATAAAAAGAAAGGAAAAATCCACTATAGACATACAGGTTATCCTGGCGGTATAAAATCTATAAGCTACGGCGAATTATTAGAAAAAAATCCTGAAAGAATGGTAAAAATAGCTGTAAAAGGTATGCTTTCTCATAATCCATTGGGAAGACTTCATCTTAAAAAATTAAAAGTATATGCAGGAAGCGAGCATCCGCATGAAGCTAATAAACCTACTGTAGTAAATATATAA
- the rpsI gene encoding 30S ribosomal protein S9 gives MAAKQLTIFTGKRKTANARVRITLGSGKILINGKNYAEYFCNRAALLKVVEDALKVTGNFGKYDVFANVHGGGVSAQADAVRHGIAKALVGESQDFRTTLKRNGFLTRDSRVVERKKYGRSGARKRFQFSKR, from the coding sequence ATGGCAGCTAAACAATTAACTATTTTTACTGGAAAAAGAAAAACAGCCAATGCAAGAGTTCGTATAACTTTAGGCAGTGGCAAAATTTTAATAAATGGAAAAAATTATGCTGAATACTTCTGCAATAGAGCGGCACTTCTTAAAGTAGTAGAAGATGCTTTAAAAGTAACAGGTAATTTTGGAAAATATGATGTATTTGCTAATGTTCATGGCGGCGGTGTTTCTGCTCAGGCTGATGCTGTAAGACATGGTATAGCTAAAGCTTTGGTAGGTGAAAGTCAAGATTTCAGAACTACTTTAAAAAGAAATGGATTTCTTACTAGAGATTCTCGTGTAGTTGAGCGTAAGAAATACGGAAGATCAGGTGCTAGAAAACGTTTCCAATTCTCAAAACGTTAA
- a CDS encoding TraR/DksA family transcriptional regulator — MTAKKLKKFKDLLLEEKRKTLDELLSGNETYEALKDDSHGDMVDIAFQAYEKQNLMNFSQKEKDKLDMLNNALKRIEDGTYGKCIDCKEEINEERLTALPYTLRCVNCMSKYEDKKRREKM, encoded by the coding sequence ATGACTGCTAAAAAGTTAAAAAAATTTAAAGATTTACTATTAGAAGAAAAGAGAAAAACTTTAGATGAATTATTGAGCGGTAATGAAACTTATGAAGCTCTTAAAGATGATTCTCATGGGGATATGGTAGATATAGCATTTCAGGCTTATGAGAAACAAAATCTAATGAATTTCTCTCAAAAAGAAAAAGATAAGTTAGATATGCTTAACAATGCACTTAAGAGAATAGAAGACGGCACTTATGGTAAATGTATAGATTGTAAAGAAGAAATTAATGAGGAAAGATTAACTGCTTTGCCTTATACTTTAAGATGTGTAAACTGCATGTCTAAATATGAAGACAAAAAGCGTCGTGAAAAAATGTAA
- the priA gene encoding replication restart helicase PriA — protein sequence MYVKVVFNLPIDKILTYKKPDEINDSLVGCRVVAPIKGKNNKGIVVEEVETIDGNYKIYPIKARIDLEPICSDKEFKLAKWMSNYYHSSFGEALFAALPVGTPAKKEKKAKPIPAKQKPYLKLNDEQEIVLKKINESIESKTSKTFLLHGVTGSGKTEVYLQAIKKVVDMGKQAIVILPEISLTPQTIKRFAERFEGKIAVLHSKLSPNSKYRYWQMIKKDEIKIVIGARSAIFSPTPNLGIIVIDEEHETSYKAGDTPRYHARQVAFYRKSQENATLLLGSATPSIESFYYASIGKIELLSLKKRAASVNMPEVKILDLKKEKRADAFPMITQKLAEEINRKLEKKEQIILFLNRKGYAPVVACSYCQRVLECPNCSVSLTYHKKKNVVMCHYCGYTQYLDELCDECKIGHFERIGSGTEKVEEHLNILFPNAVVERMDQDTVGGTKNYEKIFKRFSDGEIDILVGTQMIAKGLDFPNVTLVGVLLADMSLHIPDFRSAERTFNLITQVAGRSGRGEKNGIVYIQTYSPNHYSIECAKNHDYISFYNKEIENRKAPLNYPPFSRLIRLVIRGIDEKKVENDANKIADMLRMETYNYSDKIIILGAAACAISKLNKYYRWNILIKTPSHSLLKNFFNKLNNSFTANKGNYIEIDIDPINML from the coding sequence ATGTATGTTAAAGTTGTTTTCAATCTGCCTATAGATAAAATACTTACATACAAAAAACCAGACGAGATTAATGATAGCTTGGTAGGATGTAGAGTTGTAGCTCCTATTAAAGGAAAAAATAATAAGGGTATTGTTGTAGAAGAAGTTGAAACTATAGACGGTAACTATAAAATATATCCTATCAAAGCTAGAATTGATCTTGAACCAATATGTTCAGATAAAGAATTCAAATTAGCTAAATGGATGAGTAATTATTATCATTCATCTTTCGGAGAAGCCCTATTTGCGGCACTTCCTGTAGGCACTCCTGCCAAAAAGGAAAAGAAAGCCAAACCAATACCGGCAAAACAAAAACCATATTTAAAACTCAATGATGAACAAGAAATTGTATTAAAAAAAATAAATGAAAGTATAGAATCAAAAACTTCAAAAACTTTTTTACTTCATGGTGTAACAGGAAGCGGGAAAACAGAAGTTTATCTGCAGGCTATAAAAAAAGTTGTTGATATGGGAAAGCAGGCTATAGTCATACTTCCTGAAATATCACTCACTCCACAAACTATAAAAAGATTTGCTGAAAGATTTGAAGGAAAAATAGCTGTACTTCACAGTAAATTATCGCCTAATTCTAAATACAGATATTGGCAGATGATAAAAAAAGATGAAATAAAAATTGTTATAGGAGCAAGAAGTGCAATATTCTCCCCTACCCCCAATTTAGGTATAATTGTTATAGATGAAGAACATGAAACGAGCTATAAAGCCGGAGATACACCAAGATATCATGCAAGACAAGTGGCTTTTTATAGAAAATCGCAGGAAAATGCTACATTACTTTTGGGAAGTGCTACTCCTTCTATAGAAAGTTTTTATTATGCTTCTATAGGTAAAATAGAACTTCTAAGCCTAAAAAAAAGAGCGGCTTCTGTTAATATGCCTGAAGTTAAAATATTAGATTTGAAAAAAGAAAAAAGAGCAGATGCTTTTCCTATGATTACACAAAAATTGGCAGAAGAAATAAACAGAAAATTAGAAAAAAAAGAACAGATTATACTATTTCTTAATCGCAAAGGATATGCTCCTGTTGTTGCTTGTTCATATTGTCAAAGAGTTTTAGAATGCCCTAATTGTTCTGTATCTCTTACTTATCATAAAAAGAAGAATGTTGTTATGTGTCATTACTGCGGATACACTCAATATTTAGACGAACTTTGCGATGAATGTAAAATAGGACATTTCGAGCGTATAGGAAGCGGTACTGAAAAAGTAGAAGAACATTTAAATATACTTTTTCCCAATGCTGTGGTAGAGAGAATGGATCAGGATACTGTAGGAGGAACAAAAAACTATGAAAAAATATTCAAAAGATTTTCTGATGGTGAAATAGATATACTTGTAGGAACTCAGATGATAGCTAAAGGGCTTGATTTTCCTAATGTTACTCTAGTAGGCGTACTTTTAGCAGATATGTCTCTTCATATACCAGATTTTAGAAGTGCTGAGAGAACTTTTAATTTGATTACTCAAGTTGCCGGAAGAAGCGGAAGAGGAGAAAAAAACGGAATAGTATACATTCAAACTTATTCTCCTAATCACTATAGTATAGAATGTGCCAAAAATCATGATTATATATCTTTTTATAATAAAGAAATAGAAAATAGAAAAGCACCTTTAAATTATCCGCCATTTTCAAGACTCATAAGATTAGTAATAAGAGGAATAGATGAAAAAAAAGTAGAAAATGATGCAAATAAAATAGCAGATATGCTTAGAATGGAAACTTATAATTATTCCGATAAAATAATAATACTAGGAGCGGCGGCATGTGCAATAAGCAAATTAAATAAATATTACAGATGGAATATTCTTATAAAAACACCGTCTCATTCTCTGCTAAAAAATTTCTTTAATAAACTAAATAATAGTTTTACAGCAAACAAAGGTAATTATATAGAAATAGATATAGACCCAATAAATATGCTTTAA
- a CDS encoding response regulator: protein MINTEELIYDDDDMLSPIDAAKIVGVSRTTVNYWVRHYGLKADVTPGKRYKIRYADLKAFLAFNNKEKRIKLKRKQSKYKIAIIEPMEITRKNYLEWLKDDYDVTCISNLASPLKELKKISPDVILMDINLSDDKDYFYIIDEIKKEISLRISLIIIITKRYNEDDVVNGLEKGACDYVKKPVGQNELKARIKNAIRFYVDV, encoded by the coding sequence ATGATTAATACTGAAGAGTTAATATATGATGACGATGATATGCTGTCGCCCATAGATGCTGCGAAAATAGTTGGGGTGTCAAGAACTACTGTTAACTATTGGGTTAGACATTATGGGTTAAAAGCGGATGTTACCCCTGGTAAAAGATATAAAATCCGTTATGCCGATTTAAAGGCTTTTCTAGCTTTCAATAATAAAGAGAAAAGAATTAAATTAAAAAGAAAACAGTCAAAATATAAGATTGCCATAATTGAACCTATGGAAATTACAAGAAAAAATTATCTTGAATGGCTTAAAGATGATTATGATGTTACATGCATATCTAATTTGGCATCACCTTTAAAGGAGTTAAAAAAGATTTCACCTGATGTCATTTTAATGGATATTAATTTATCAGATGACAAAGACTATTTCTATATAATAGATGAAATCAAGAAAGAAATTTCTTTAAGAATATCATTAATTATTATTATTACAAAGAGATACAATGAAGATGATGTTGTAAATGGTCTTGAAAAAGGTGCATGTGATTATGTAAAAAAGCCTGTAGGTCAAAATGAGTTAAAAGCAAGAATTAAAAATGCTATTAGATTTTATGTCGATGTGTAA
- a CDS encoding mannose-1-phosphate guanylyltransferase, which yields MKKAVLIMAGGIGERLWPLSRENKPKQFLNIIENKSLIEQTIDRALKITSEDNIFIITGKRYKDVFSKYMPSFKNIIYEPIGRDTAAAIALGAIYIKEKIGNAIIAVIPADPIIKNEDLFIKSIENAIEVSQNTNEVVVVGINPNRAETGYGYIKIKDNIKDDVYDVDRFVEKPNYENACKFLEEGNYLWNSGMFIWSIDNILNSIKELMPDTYNKTLKTLEAENDSQKEEIFKTIDKISFDFGIMEKLKNIKCIKSRFFWDDLGAFSALGRIHNKDNNNNVIIGNVYAKEAKGNIIINDDNDTFIAIDGVDNLTIVKSDGVLLIYPNNNDSKIKGILKDIREKEELKDKRDLL from the coding sequence ATGAAAAAGGCTGTACTTATAATGGCTGGAGGAATAGGAGAAAGATTATGGCCTCTAAGCAGAGAAAACAAACCAAAACAATTTTTAAATATTATAGAAAACAAATCTCTTATAGAACAAACTATAGACAGAGCATTAAAAATTACTAGTGAAGATAATATTTTTATAATCACAGGAAAAAGATATAAAGATGTATTCAGTAAATATATGCCTTCTTTCAAAAATATAATATATGAACCAATAGGAAGAGATACAGCGGCCGCTATTGCATTAGGAGCCATTTATATAAAAGAAAAAATAGGAAATGCTATAATTGCAGTGATTCCGGCAGATCCTATCATAAAAAATGAAGATTTATTTATAAAGTCTATTGAAAATGCCATTGAAGTAAGCCAAAATACTAATGAAGTTGTAGTAGTAGGAATAAATCCAAATAGAGCAGAAACGGGATACGGATATATAAAAATAAAAGATAATATTAAAGATGATGTATATGATGTTGATAGATTCGTAGAAAAACCTAATTATGAAAATGCATGTAAATTCTTAGAAGAAGGTAATTATTTATGGAACAGCGGAATGTTTATATGGTCTATAGATAATATACTTAATTCAATAAAAGAATTAATGCCCGATACATACAATAAAACTCTAAAAACTTTAGAAGCTGAAAATGATAGTCAAAAGGAAGAAATATTCAAAACAATAGATAAAATATCTTTTGACTTTGGCATAATGGAAAAATTAAAAAATATTAAATGCATAAAATCAAGATTCTTTTGGGACGATCTGGGAGCTTTTTCAGCACTTGGAAGAATACATAATAAAGATAATAATAATAATGTAATAATTGGAAATGTATATGCTAAAGAAGCAAAAGGAAATATCATAATTAATGATGATAATGACACTTTTATAGCAATAGACGGAGTTGATAATTTAACTATAGTAAAATCTGACGGAGTTCTTTTAATTTATCCGAATAATAATGATTCAAAAATTAAAGGTATATTAAAGGATATAAGGGAAAAAGAGGAATTAAAAGATAAAAGAGATTTACTTTAA
- the ispE gene encoding 4-(cytidine 5'-diphospho)-2-C-methyl-D-erythritol kinase has translation MPIIKAPCKINISLDITSKREDGYHLIESLFHTVNLYDIITIDKSDEYNITTSGKFALEDDKEENIVTKIFNHFKKNMNLNNNYNIHIEKNISTGAGLGGGSSDAANIIKFFLSELNININDKLIESFSSFGADIPFFIRGGCAWVSGIGEKIQNYDFTLPYNVILIYPNIHVSTKLAYSKFTPEDFNKSDLFYIKNMLDNKDINFERIVSKTYNVFEKNVFNLEKRIEEIKNKAEDIIKRKVTMSGSGSSLFALYKNDDTVIEEDFKKLKNELDMDIYRLSLI, from the coding sequence ATGCCTATAATAAAAGCTCCATGCAAGATAAATATTTCTCTTGATATAACTTCAAAAAGAGAAGACGGATATCATTTGATAGAATCTTTATTTCATACAGTGAATTTATATGATATTATAACCATTGATAAATCTGATGAATATAATATTACAACAAGCGGCAAGTTTGCATTAGAAGATGATAAAGAAGAAAATATTGTAACAAAAATATTTAATCATTTCAAAAAAAATATGAATCTTAATAATAATTATAATATACATATAGAAAAAAATATATCTACAGGGGCAGGACTTGGAGGAGGATCATCTGATGCTGCTAATATCATTAAGTTTTTTTTATCCGAATTAAATATTAATATCAATGATAAGCTAATAGAATCTTTTTCTTCATTTGGTGCTGATATTCCTTTTTTTATTAGAGGCGGATGTGCTTGGGTTTCAGGCATTGGAGAGAAGATACAAAATTATGATTTTACGCTTCCTTATAATGTTATTTTAATATATCCGAATATACATGTTTCTACTAAATTGGCTTATTCAAAATTTACTCCTGAAGATTTTAATAAATCGGATTTATTTTATATAAAGAATATGCTTGATAATAAAGATATTAATTTTGAAAGAATAGTTTCCAAAACATATAATGTATTTGAGAAGAATGTTTTTAATTTGGAAAAAAGAATAGAAGAGATAAAAAATAAAGCAGAGGATATAATTAAAAGAAAGGTAACTATGAGCGGTTCTGGTTCTTCACTTTTTGCTTTATATAAGAATGATGATACTGTAATTGAAGAAGATTTTAAAAAGTTAAAAAATGAACTTGATATGGACATATATAGATTGAGTTTGATTTAA
- the cheB gene encoding chemotaxis-specific protein-glutamate methyltransferase CheB: MLGAVRILIADDSKTVRALLNNVLSNHYSIEVVSVVNNGIDAYKSIVSIKPDFVVMNIDLPLMGGIELLKLLKKENIQTNILVMSSLAQNKDLSSRALDLGALDIIYKPRNITADFIRENILSVILEAKRNNSVGSNSVFDYNSAILNSNIREAVEIADDEKTYMDKFDDNVKIIPYNQKQVATALSISFRKPFKAPLLVAIGISTGGPRALRIMLPSFPKDFPLPILISQHIPKEFSSSLISSLQDISNIRIKEAQVDEEILPSIVYISPGDKNMGVYMDSKGKLRIKFYPDPDKKFVYTPCVDYLFNTIDEVVKDKAIAIIMTGMGNDGTSGMTKLYNDNNLTIAQDKLSCTVYGMPRSAIESKIVHVVLSLYDIAEFLVQYLRGKLK, from the coding sequence ATGTTGGGGGCGGTCAGAATACTTATAGCTGATGATTCTAAAACGGTTAGGGCATTATTAAATAATGTATTATCTAATCATTATAGTATAGAAGTTGTAAGTGTTGTGAATAACGGCATAGATGCATATAAATCTATAGTATCAATAAAACCTGATTTTGTTGTTATGAATATAGATTTACCACTAATGGGCGGAATAGAATTATTGAAACTGCTAAAAAAAGAGAATATACAAACTAATATTTTGGTTATGAGTTCTTTGGCACAGAATAAGGATTTATCATCTAGGGCTTTGGATTTAGGGGCTTTGGATATAATATATAAGCCTAGAAATATAACAGCAGATTTCATTAGGGAGAATATACTTAGTGTAATCTTGGAAGCTAAAAGGAATAATTCTGTAGGCTCTAATTCTGTTTTTGATTATAATTCTGCTATTTTAAATAGTAATATAAGAGAAGCCGTTGAGATAGCAGATGATGAAAAAACATATATGGATAAATTTGATGATAATGTTAAAATAATTCCGTATAATCAAAAGCAGGTTGCAACAGCTTTAAGTATATCTTTTAGAAAACCTTTTAAAGCTCCTCTTTTAGTGGCAATAGGCATATCTACGGGAGGTCCTAGAGCACTTAGAATAATGCTTCCAAGTTTTCCTAAAGATTTTCCTCTGCCAATATTAATATCGCAGCATATACCTAAAGAATTTTCATCTTCTCTTATTTCTAGTTTGCAGGATATATCCAATATTAGAATTAAAGAGGCTCAGGTAGATGAGGAGATATTACCATCTATTGTGTATATATCCCCGGGTGATAAAAATATGGGTGTATACATGGATAGCAAAGGAAAATTGAGAATTAAATTCTATCCTGATCCCGATAAAAAATTTGTTTATACCCCATGCGTAGATTATTTATTTAATACTATTGATGAGGTTGTAAAAGATAAAGCTATTGCTATTATTATGACAGGTATGGGAAATGATGGTACTAGCGGTATGACTAAATTATATAATGATAATAATTTAACTATAGCTCAGGATAAATTAAGCTGCACAGTATATGGTATGCCTAGGAGTGCTATAGAAAGTAAAATTGTACATGTAGTATTATCACTTTATGATATTGCCGAATTTTTAGTACAGTATTTGAGAGGTAAACTTAAATGA
- the lnt gene encoding apolipoprotein N-acyltransferase, producing the protein MSKSNSYIIGVIILSIISAILLFLAFPPLNLFPMSFIALVPLNIIIFKADKIRYYIISSFLFVLVFFGLLLMWITAFMLKETEAVVSFLTLFTILFLITFLFYFPAMLLSGFLSKKLPDFRFIIIPAVFTFMEYMRNVGYLGFPWGIIGYSQWNFLLFIQAADIFGVLGISFFIYFSNSVIAHYLLFIAEKDIKGKHKYKKPYIPGLIFAVSFLFIIAYGTIKINLEESNRALQPKTRIALIQKSFDPNIYWNNIYTGEPYHKNSKGIQGFAEKFLLKPEKFKNEEKPDGVTQNGTISVKRIANLARDASLSKPSLIVYPESVTLDSYGFYINEYRDMFSYGLASNSMHPGVYNTYILYDMIRYTQTYHLLGTTIIKEYTNEDAYNPYKYYNGMEFINDKGNVIGEYSKIKLVPGGESYPFQDNEFLLNTFPFKNIINFMYSQFDKAGANRWDRGKSLTVFSHPNGYTFSGVICFESAFGNFVRKFVYNGAQTLAVITEDAWSYSDESLLQHFYMSVFRAIENRRDIVHNGNSGVTGHISSTGKIISTLPFWKPDYMIANVALNDKITIYTRFGEWFVYLSIISIILFVLSATTKTLMELKEIIKKRFFLKKSAEDEAVFAVIPSAKKVDEYINNDNNYDLPSLDDLDEIVSSKNKVHKPDAASEKKYSNKLDNNKNINRNDVDVIEDIHQNKENKKDSSNKKIDLFSDNTVNYSKEMTDIINNSKSYSIFENDKYTSEISSALTNIIEENDERFSSKDTKK; encoded by the coding sequence GTGTCGAAAAGTAACTCATACATAATTGGTGTAATTATATTAAGTATTATTAGTGCTATACTCCTATTTTTGGCGTTTCCCCCGCTTAATTTATTTCCTATGTCTTTTATTGCTTTAGTACCGCTTAATATTATAATATTTAAAGCGGATAAAATTAGATATTATATAATATCGTCTTTCTTATTTGTATTGGTTTTTTTCGGTCTTCTTTTAATGTGGATTACAGCATTTATGTTAAAAGAAACGGAAGCTGTAGTTTCTTTTTTAACTTTATTTACTATATTATTTTTAATAACATTTTTATTTTATTTTCCGGCTATGCTATTAAGCGGGTTTCTTTCTAAGAAATTGCCGGATTTTCGATTTATTATTATACCGGCTGTATTTACATTTATGGAATATATGAGAAATGTGGGATATCTTGGATTTCCTTGGGGAATTATAGGATATTCGCAATGGAATTTCTTATTATTTATTCAGGCGGCAGATATATTTGGGGTTCTCGGTATTAGTTTTTTTATTTATTTTTCAAATTCTGTAATCGCACATTATTTGCTTTTTATAGCTGAGAAAGATATAAAAGGAAAACATAAATATAAAAAGCCATATATTCCTGGTTTAATATTTGCAGTTTCATTTTTATTTATTATTGCTTACGGCACTATAAAAATTAATCTTGAAGAATCTAATAGGGCTTTGCAGCCTAAAACTAGAATAGCATTAATACAGAAATCTTTTGATCCTAACATTTATTGGAATAATATATATACAGGCGAGCCTTATCATAAAAATTCTAAAGGCATACAAGGTTTTGCAGAAAAGTTTTTATTAAAACCTGAGAAATTTAAAAATGAAGAAAAACCGGACGGTGTTACGCAAAATGGTACAATATCTGTAAAAAGAATAGCAAATCTTGCCAGAGATGCCTCTCTTTCTAAGCCGTCTTTAATAGTGTATCCTGAATCTGTTACTTTGGATTCTTATGGTTTTTATATAAATGAATATAGAGATATGTTTAGTTACGGCTTGGCTTCTAATTCTATGCATCCCGGCGTATATAATACATATATACTTTATGATATGATTAGATATACTCAAACATATCATTTATTAGGTACTACTATAATAAAAGAATATACTAATGAAGATGCATATAATCCGTATAAATATTATAATGGTATGGAATTTATTAATGATAAAGGTAATGTAATAGGCGAGTATTCTAAAATTAAACTTGTACCAGGCGGAGAATCATATCCTTTTCAAGATAATGAGTTTTTACTTAATACTTTCCCTTTTAAAAACATAATTAATTTTATGTATTCTCAATTTGACAAGGCTGGTGCCAACAGATGGGATAGGGGAAAGAGTCTCACAGTATTTAGTCATCCTAATGGCTATACTTTTTCCGGAGTTATATGTTTTGAAAGTGCTTTCGGTAATTTTGTAAGAAAATTTGTATATAATGGGGCACAGACTTTAGCCGTTATCACAGAAGATGCTTGGTCTTACAGTGATGAGTCTTTGCTTCAGCATTTTTATATGTCTGTATTTAGGGCTATAGAAAATAGAAGGGATATTGTTCATAATGGTAATTCAGGTGTTACAGGACATATATCAAGTACAGGTAAAATAATTTCAACGCTTCCTTTTTGGAAACCGGATTATATGATTGCTAATGTAGCTCTTAATGACAAAATTACTATATATACTAGATTCGGAGAATGGTTTGTATATCTTTCTATTATATCTATTATTTTGTTTGTATTATCAGCTACAACAAAAACTTTAATGGAATTAAAAGAAATTATCAAAAAACGTTTCTTTTTGAAAAAGTCTGCTGAAGATGAGGCTGTATTTGCTGTGATTCCTTCAGCTAAGAAGGTTGATGAATATATTAATAATGATAATAATTATGATTTGCCTAGTTTAGATGATTTAGATGAGATTGTAAGCAGTAAAAATAAAGTTCATAAACCTGATGCAGCATCGGAAAAAAAATATTCTAATAAATTAGATAACAATAAAAATATTAATAGAAATGATGTTGATGTTATAGAAGATATTCATCAAAATAAAGAAAATAAAAAAGATAGCAGCAATAAAAAAATAGATCTGTTTTCTGATAATACTGTAAATTATTCTAAAGAGATGACTGATATAATAAATAATTCAAAAAGCTACAGTATATTTGAAAATGATAAATATACATCAGAAATATCTTCAGCTTTAACTAATATCATAGAAGAAAATGATGAAAGGTTTAGCAGTAAGGATACAAAAAAGTAA